One genomic window of Manihot esculenta cultivar AM560-2 chromosome 16, M.esculenta_v8, whole genome shotgun sequence includes the following:
- the LOC110604067 gene encoding protein FIP1, which translates to MSMHRHGNSPSASPEENTMFLDILHEAPLCGHRKRRSVVGAVVYCFILAGYAVLGAIAPFVFHHRLVPSLLCSCDVALLIVTGICQQYFVSQVQKIRLQGYYSFSQKLKHIVRLPFAITAYGTAAMLLVTVWKPQISFLSIAALLRIIVLTEAICAVSFMSVYIGYLHQYNSLDSEPDILKSLYSPLQQSSSLEGLRYHDGGRLSDQQMALLQYQRENLHFLSEEILRLQECLSKYERTNDGSTPQVDLAHMLAAREQELRTLSAEMNQLQTELRLALSLIAERDSEIQRVRTTNNQYVEENERLRAILGEWSSRAAKLERALEVERLSNLELQRKLSTRNQSNGSPE; encoded by the exons ATGTCCATGCACAGACATGGCAATTCACCCTCCGCATCTCCTGAAGAAAACACTAT GTTCCTCGATATACTTCATGAGGCTCCCTTATGTGGTCATCGGAAGCGCAGGAGTGTTGTTGGCGCTGTTGTCTACTGTTTTATACTG GCGGGTTATGCTGTTTTGGGTGCCATTGCTCCCTTTGTATTTCATCACAGATTGGTCCCCTCGTTGCTTTGTAGTTGCGATGTTGCTCTTCTAATAGTCACAG GCATCTGCCAACAATATTTTGTTTCACAAGTCCAGAAAATTCGCTTACAG GGTTATTATAGTTTCAGCCAGAAATTGAAGCATATTGTTCGCTTACCATTTGCCATTACTGCCTATG GAACTGCTGCAATGTTGCTCGTCACAGTGTGGAAACCGCAAATCAGCTTTCTTTCGATCGCAGCATTACTCAG GATTATTGTGTTGACTGAAGCAATATGTGCTGTATCCTTTATGAGCGTCTATATTG GTTATTTGCACCAGTACAATTCATTAGATTCTGAGCCTGATATATTGAAGTCATTATATTCTCCACTCCAACAATCAAGTTCTTTAGAAGGCTTGAG ATATCATGATGGTGGTCGACTTTCTGATCAGCAAATGGCTTTGCTTCAATATCAGCGTGAGAACCTTCATTTTTTGAGTGAGGAG ATTCTTCGTCTGCAAGAGTGCCTAAGCAAATATGAGCGAACTAATGATGGGAGCACACCGCAG GTTGATCTTGCGCACATGCTAGCAGCTCGTGAACAGGAATTACGGACACTTTCTGCTGAG ATGAATCAACTGCAAACTGAGCTAAGGCTTGCTCTGTCTCTGATAGCTGAGAGGGACTCTGAGATACAGCGAGTTCGCACTACAAACAATCAG TATGTGGAAGAGAATGAAAGACTGCGAGCTATTTTGGGGGAATGGAGCTCAAGAGCAGCCAAG CTTGAGCGAGCTTTGGAGGTTGAGCGTTTGTCAAATCTTGAACTGCAAAGGAAGCTTTCAACAAGAAATCAATCAAATGGGTCACCTGAATAA
- the LOC110604170 gene encoding uncharacterized protein LOC110604170 — translation MSIAFRTSGDSVQPSEFIHRMPPFMGAFSQDHRFPAAERGRDDLDDSSSSSSIGRNSDQSDGEDSGQDFDNSEVQSSYKGPLDTMDALEEVLPIKRGISKFYHGRSKSFTSFADVSSASSIKDFAKPENPYNRKRKNLLARNNFGDKNCNYPPKDDASGISKRLANSDRSTSALCSTINCSKNNSKRGDSHPLPSSPSCLPPLHPQGKSSLNVGSCSPLPQRSSHCRSFSLSDIQFAAAPAATHNN, via the exons ATGTCGATTGCCTTTCGGACTTCTGGGGATTCCGTCCAGCCTTCTGAATTTATCCATCGGATGCCGCCCTTTATGGGGGCTTTTTCACAAGATCACCGGTTTCCGGCTGCGGAGAGAGGGCGGGACGATTTGGATGATTCTTCTAGCTCTTCGTCGATCGGGAGGAATAGTGATCAGTCGGATGGAGAGGATTCCGGCCAGGATTTTGACAATTCGGAGGTTCAGAGCTCGTATAAGGGGCCTTTAGATACCATGGATGCTTTAGAAGAGGTTTTACCTATCAA GAGAGGCATATCAAAGTTCTACCATGGCAGATCAAAGTCGTTCACAAGTTTCGCAGATGTATCTTCTGCTTCTTCTATTAAAGATTTTGCAAAACCGGAAAATCCCTACAACAGGAAGCGCAAGAATCTATTAGCTCGCAACAATTTCGGGGATAAGAATTGCAATTACCCTCCCAAAGATGATGCAAGTGGGATATCAAAAAGACTAGCAAACTCTGATCGAAGTACGTCAGCTCTTTGTTCAACCATAAACTGCTCTAAAAACAATAGTAAAAGGGGGGATTCTCATCCATTGCCATCATCACCTTCTTGTCTTCCACCCCTGCATCCGCAAGGAAAATCATCACTCAACGTTGGATCATGTTCTCCGCTACCTCAAAGGAGTTCCCATTGCCGTTCATTCTCCCTTTCTGATATACAGTTTGCTGCTGCTCCTGCTGCAACTCATAATAACTAA
- the LOC110603296 gene encoding uncharacterized protein LOC110603296 — MASSSSSTVSDEQFKLFHSIDREVYRLLVINLWRDPVESMQIMALWLWLERMGFPIMVKKILALPYILINEVADESNICISCVNDNQFASQNSDIPLMQILMEKEISLKYFHDNRLCATQGMAKFMNDVCIRALYDIMQQAIERNCAQISFLTTTQKIPPSSTQPRLPQTESNDVPPEDRTMFVTFSKGYPVHKWEVKEFFTRTYGDCIESLHMQEVEFNEQALFARIVFYSAATIDVILNGVDKVKFNINGKHVWARKFVPKRPKSSLLSPLLSNSSPPS, encoded by the coding sequence ATGGCTTCTTCATCATCTTCAACAGTTTCAGATGAGCAATTCAAGCTGTTTCATTCGATTGATAGAGAGGTTTACAGGCTACTTGTGATTAATCTATGGAGGGATCCTGTGGAGTCCATGCAAATAATGGCCTTATGGCTGTGGTTGGAGAGAATGGGTTTCCCCATTATGGTGAAAAAAATCCTTGCTTTACCTTATATTCTGATAAATGAAGTAGCAGATGAGTCGAACATTTGCATCAGCTGCGTAAACGATAATCAATTCGCTAGCCAGAATAGCGATATCCCTCTGATGCAAATTCTGATGGAGAAAGAAATTTCTCTCAAATATTTCCATGACAATAGGCTGTGTGCAACTCAAGGGATGGCAAAATTTATGAATGATGTATGTATCAGAGCATTATATGATATAATGCAACAAGCCATTGAAAGAAACTGTGCCCAGATTAGCTTTCTGACCACCACCCAGAAAATCCCACCTTCCTCCACCCAACCTAGACTTCCTCAAACTGAGTCTAATGATGTCCCTCCAGAGGACAGGACCATGTTTGTCACCTTCTCCAAGGGCTATCCTGTGCATAAATGGGAAGTGAAGGAATTCTTCACCAGGACTTATGGGGATTGTATAGAGTCTCTTCACATGCAAGAAGTGGAGTTCAATGAGCAAGCACTCTTTGCTCGTATTGTGTTTTACTCAGCAGCTACTATTGATGTGATTCTTAATGGAGTGGACAAAGTAAAATTCAACATCAATGGGAAGCATGTCTGGGCTAGAAAATTTGTCCCAAAGCGACCAAAATCTTCACTTCTGTCTCCGCTGCTGTCCAATTCCTCGCCCCCATCTTGA
- the LOC110603853 gene encoding uncharacterized protein LOC110603853: protein MASTKLRSSCSFPNLLLSCLNFTLFILCSASLAPIILLRMPPTSLGFALLTVSSISLLCSFVGFYSQLSHFCFVTHISLHFASLIGQVLSILLLFTREKSSLSMIKSPRDPKEAKLLVRVECGALMAMFILQVMALALSCAVHSCWVRDYEGLEAEREAADEKRSRRIARVQEESMANAAKIAEIKAKEFDEKIKNKYGQWVKTDFEG, encoded by the coding sequence ATGGCCTCCACTAAGCTGAGAAGCTCATGCTCTTTCCCAAATCTTCTTCTCTCATGCTTAAATTTTACTCTGTTTATCCTCTGCTCAGCCTCTCTAGCTCCCATTATTCTCCTTAGAATGCCACCAACTTCACTAGGCTTCGCATTACTAACAGTTTCTAGCATCTCCCTTCTCTGCTCGTTTGTGGGATTCTACTCTCAGCTGAGCCATTTCTGTTTCGTAACCCACATTTCACTTCACTTTGCCTCTTTGATTGGACAAGTACTAAGCATATTGCTGTTATTTACGAGAGAAAAATCAAGCCTTTCAATGATCAAGTCCCCAAGAGATCCCAAAGAGGCAAAGCTTTTAGTGAGAGTGGAATGTGGGGCTTTAATGGCAATGTTTATTCTGCAGGTAATGGCGTTGGCATTGAGCTGCGCAGTGCACAGCTGCTGGGTAAGAGATTATGAAGGTCTGGAGGCAGAGAGAGAGGCTGCAGACGAAAAGCGAAGCAGAAGGATTGCAAGAGTGCAAGAGGAATCCATGGCAAATGCAGCCAAAATTGCAGAGATAAAAGCCAAGGAATTTGATGAGAAGATTAAGAACAAATATGGGCAATGGGTGAAAACTGATTTTGAAGGATAA
- the LOC110603297 gene encoding uncharacterized protein LOC110603297, translating to MASSSSHENMRNLTTYRPLYKAVLKGDLATVKSICDGDPLALEARITVDLDTALHIAVGTGMANHIVMYLLNKMSRHQLGLQNSSGDTVLSIAAIVGNTRAAIMIVTKQPDLPQIANHDGRVPLLEAARYAQKEMISYLLEVSGDYLQATEYSADKPGVFFMNLLVLAGFYDMALKLVESHPPLATVEYYGGESLLSAVA from the exons ATGGCCTCTTCATCATCACATG AGAACATGAGAAATCTTACCACATACCGGCCACTATATAAAGCTGTTCTCAAAGGCGATCTGGCGACCGTCAAAAGCATCTGCGATGGTGATCCACTTGCCTTAGAGGCTAGGATCACTGTAGATTTGGACACTGCTCTTCACATAGCTGTTGGGACTGGAATGGCCAATCACATTGTCATGTATTTGTTGAACAAGATGTCGAGACACCAGTTGGGTTTGCAAAATTCCAGTGGTGACACTGTCCTCTCTATTGCTGCAATTGTCGGCAACACCAGAGCGGCCATAATGATAGTGACCAAACAACCAGATCTGCCTCAGATTGCAAACCATGATGGGCGGGTCCCTCTGCTTGAGGCAGCTCGCTATGCCCAAAAGGAGATGATTTCCTATTTATTAGAAGTCAGCGGAGACTATTTGCAGGCAACTGAATATTCTGCTGATAAGCCTGGCGTTTTCTTTATGAATCTTCTTGTTCTTGCTGGGTTCTACG ACATGGCTTTGAAACTGGTTGAAAGTCACCCTCCCTTAGCTACAGTGGAATATTATGGTGGTGAATCGCTTTTGAGTGCAGTGGCATAA
- the LOC110603852 gene encoding protein ACCELERATED CELL DEATH 6, which produces MKLNSRRQPSAVDVENPQNQLVTGSSQQRARNYAVETWVRVSWRILAMLVPHMKVIRDIKLMHHQTLQLTKCLCTEIACLDYEKASMMLRRPFLLAAELGIYEIVEEIMDIFPHAIWFSDHENHNLFHIAVMNRQEKVFNLVYQMSDYKHRLLVSEDIFGNNILHLAGKLAPQHRLNLISGAALQMQYELHWFKEVEKIVPLACKEDKNSEGRTPAMLFTEEHKGLVKEGEKWLKDAASSCTVAAALIATVIFAAAITVPGGNNNDDGYPIFSKQKAFIIFAVADALTLFSSVAAILMFLSILTARYAEADFLYTLPNRLTFGLVTLFLSITSMMVAFSATLYLVFCNRKAWMLIPIGALACLPISLFVTLQFPLLVDMIHSTYNPRIFGKKSKCMLH; this is translated from the exons ATGAAGTTAAATTCCAGACGCCAACCCAGTGCTGTAGATGTGGAGAACCCGCAAAATCAACTTGTAACAGGATCTTCGCAACAGCGAGCAAGAAATTATG CTGTTGAAACATGGGTGAGGGTCTCCTGGAGAATCCTTGCAATGTTAG TTCCCCACATGAAGGTTATACGAGATATAAAATTGATGCATCACCAAACACTTCAGCTCACCAAATGCCTGTGCACTGAAATTGCATGTCTGGATTATGAGAAAGCTTCCATGATGCTTAGAAGACCGTTTCTTCTAGCAGCAGAGTTGGGGATTTATGAAATTGTAGAAGAAATAATGGACATATTTCCTCATGCTATTTGGTTTTCAGATCATGAGAATCATAACCTATTTCATATTGCAGTGATGAACCGCCAAGAAAAAGTTTTCAACCTTGTATATCAAATGAGTGATTACAAGCATCGACTCTTAGTCTCTGAAGATATTTTTGGCAACAATATATTGCATTTGGCTGGAAAATTGGCACCTCAACACCGACTTAATCTCATTTCTGGTGCAGCTCTTCAAATGCAATATGAGCTGCATTGGTTTAAG GAAGTGGAGAAGATTGTGCCACTTGCCTGCAAAGAGGATAAAAACTCTGAAGGGAGAACTCCAGCAATGTTATTTACAGAGGAACACAAGGGATTGGTGAAAGAAGGTGAGAAATGGTTGAAAGACGCAGCAAGCTCATGCACAGTTGCAGCAGCACTAATTGCTACAGTAATCTTTGCTGCAGCAATCACAGTACCTGGCGGAAACAATAATGATGATGGTTATCCGATATTCTCAAAACAAAAAGCATTTATAATATTTGCAGTAGCAGATGCACTCACACTCTTTTCATCAGTAGCTGCCATCTTAATGTTCTTGTCCATTCTCACAGCACGATATGCAGAAGCTGATTTTCTTTATACTCTTCCCAATCGGTTGACATTCGGTCTAGTTACTCTGTTCCTCTCCATAACATCAATGATGGTAGCGTTTAGTGCTACACTTTATCTTGTATTTTGCAACCGTAAGGCATGGATGCTTATTCCAATAGGTGCCTTAGCTTGTTTGCCAATTTCTTTGTTTGTGACGCTGCAATTTCCACTTCTTGTAGATATGATCCATTCCACATACAACCCTAGAATCTTTGGTAAGAAAAGCAAATGCATGCTACACTAG
- the LOC110603851 gene encoding uncharacterized protein LOC110603851, with translation MVVLRSREVLPTKPASKPLTNRATPEPVTPVQFRELSTRQSPLSLTPNLETHQLDSDSGSASFRRRSLRIASKSVPDNGCIQNEPRSRNSAATMRSVEEKEGIEEGNRCPLLDQINNVGSAEVNGVGMDVDGNFSGILNLRSGKRVVRRRVGYSGYNSVTEAGTERKGKGLISDKNGSSKRTSELVIEGKGKGKLGEEKKFDNGHVVENLNDNAIREMIETGEGSEVAGVDEKLEEKQNPDESDNSRGRKRCAREEIRKRGEDVFVTVKLEKTQNQSSNSRLRRRYSQEEKGKEKLIDDASVSNGKDALDLELELKSKVKEFVDSMGDNVALESERNTRNANTRRNGSRMEQFRDIARKNASRFANFDLQEKEEERLSPQVDVEMAYVEENQKIEDWPGPFSTAMKIIRDRTNKLNLQQGPSILEKATSVPITWIPRNSQGSNRSRAFVVPLLQELCMKVLVDNCEAVTSLEHVPDALRHRLCHLLCSCRRMNSNFLDLLVRGSPTEIRIKDCSWLTEEDFVKCFEACDTNNLTVLQLDQCGRCMPDYILPVTLARSSRSLPVLITLSLAGACRLSDVGLSLLVSSAPTLRSINLGQCSLLSSTSINTIADSLGSFLQELYIDDCQSLDPMLILPALKKLERLEVLSLAGIQTVCDGFVREFVVACGHNMKELVLKDCVKLTDSSIKFIAETCPRLCALDIVNLRKLTDSALGYLANGCQEIQTLKLCRNTFSDEAVAAFVETSGKLLKELSLNNVRKVGHNTALSLARVSRNLLSLDLSWCRNMTNEAVGLIVDSCSSLRMLKIFGCGQITNVFLDGHSNPELEIIGLKMSPVLEHIRQPDSQEFPLRYSSVSSL, from the exons ATGGTTGTGCTCAGGTCTCGCGAAGTACTCCCTACTAAGCCCGCTTCAAAACCGCTAACAAATCGGGCTACTCCTGAACCTGTCACTCCTGTCCAATTCAGAGAACTCTCCACCCGCCAGTCTCCGCTTTCGCTTACCCCGAACCTCGAAACTCATCAATTGGATTCCGATTCTGGTTCCGCTTCCTTCCGGAGACGGAGCCTCCGTATTGCTTCTAAATCAGTTCCTGACAATGGCTGTATTCAAAATGAGCCCCGCAGCAGGAATAGTGCCGCGACCATGCGGTCGGTTGAAGAGAAGGAAGGGATCGAGGAGGGAAACCGTTGTCCTCTGCTGGATCAAATCAACAATGTAGGCAGTGCGGAGGTTAATGGGGTTGGAATGGATGTTGATGGGAATTTTTCGGGGATTTTGAATCTGAGGTCTGGGAAACGGGTTGTTAGGAGAAGAGTGGGATATAGTGGTTATAATTCGGTTACTGAGGCAGGAACGGAACGTAAAGGCAAGGGTTTGATTTCTGACAAGAATGGGAGTAGTAAGCGGACAAGTGAACTTGTTATTGAAGGGAAAGGAAAGGGAAAATTAGGCGAGGAAAAGAAATTCGATAATGGGCATGTTGTAGAGAATTTAAATGACAATGCGATTAGAGAAATGATAGAGACAGGGGAGGGGAGTGAAGTGGCTGGTGTTGATGAGAAATTGGAGGAAAAGCAAAATCCTGATGAGAGTGATAATTCAAGGGGAAGGAAGAGATGTGCAAGAGAAGAAATAAGGAAGAGAGGTGAAGATGTTTTTGTCACTGTGAAATTGGAGAAAACCCAAAACCAGAGCAGCAATTCAAGGTTAAGGAGGAGGTATAGccaagaagaaaaaggaaaagaaaaattgattgaTGATGCTTCAGTATCAAATGGTAAGGATGCATTGGATTTGGAACTGGAATTGAAGTCAAAGGTTAAGGAGTTTGTTGATAGCATGGGGGATAATGTGGCGTTGGAAAGTGAAAGGAACACTAGGAACGCAAACACAAGGAGAAATGGATCAAGAATGGAGCAATTTCGGGATATAGCCAGGAAAAATGCTTCTCGATTTGCTaattttgatcttcaagagAAAGAGGAGGAACGTTTGTCTCCTCAGGTTGATGTAGAAATGGCATATGTGGAAGAGAATCAGAAAATTGAAGACTGGCCAGGTCCTTTCTCTACAGCTATGAAGATTATTAGGGATAGAACAAATAAACTTAACTTGCAGCAGGGCCCCTCCATTTTAGAAAAAGCAACATCTGTGCCAATAACTTGGATTCCTAGAAACAGCCAGGGCTCTAATCGCTCAAGAGCATTTGTTGTTCCTTTGCTGCAAGAACTCTGCATGAAAGTTCTTGTGGACAATTGTGAGGCAGTCACTTCGCTTGAGCATGTCCCAGATGCATTGAGGCACAGACTTTGCCATTTGCTCTGTAGTTGTCGGAGAATGAACAGTAATTTTTTGGACCTTCTTGTACGTGGATCCCCTACTGAGATACGCATTAAGGATTGTTCATGGCTGACAGAGGAGGATTTCGTGAAATGTTTTGAGGCTTGTGACACCAATAACTTAACG GTTTTACAACTTGACCAATGTGGTCGCTGCATGCCGGATTATATTTTGCCAGTTACCTTAGCTAGGTCATCAAGAAGCTTGCCTGTGCTAATTACTTTATCCCTGGCTGGTGCATGTCGGCTTTCAGACGTTGGGCTTAGTCTACTTGTTTCTTCTGCTCCTACACTAAGATCTATTAATCTTGGTCAATGCTCCCTCCTTTCTTCCACTAGTATCAACACTATAGCAGACTCATTGGGATCATTTCTTCAGGAACTGTACATTGATGATTGTCAAAGCCTTGATCCAATGCTTATTTTGCCAGCACTGAAGAAGTTAGAACGTCTGGAGGTGTTATCTCTAGCTGGAATTCAAACTGTTTGTGATGGTTTTGTGAGGGAATTTGTTGTTGCTTGTGGTCATAACATGAAGGAGCTTGTTTTGAAGGATTGTGT GAAATTGACTGATTCTTCCATCAAATTTATAGCTGAAACCTGTCCTCGGCTATGTGCACTTGACATCGTTAACTTGAGGAAATTGACAGATTCTGCTTTGGGATATCTTGCGAATGGTTGCCAAGAAATTCAGACATTAAAACTCTGCCGCAATACATTCAG CGATGAAGCTGTTGCTGCATTCGTAGAAACATCTGGGAAGCTTTTGAAAGAACTTTCACTGAACAATGTCAGGAAG GTGGGGCACAATACAGCCTTATCACTTGCCAGAGTTTCAAGAAACTTGCTGAGTTTGGATTTATCTTGGTGCCGGAACATGACAAATGAGGCAGTGGGTTTGATTGTGGATAGCTGTTCATCATTGAGGATGCTTAAAATTTTTGGATGTGGGCAG ATCACAAACGTGTTCCTAGATGGTCACTCGAATCCAGAATTAGAAATCATTGGTTTGAAGATGTCTCCAGTACTGGAACATATTCGGCAACCGGATTCACAAGAATTTCCATTGCGATATTCCTCAGTGTCTTCTTTGTAG